A genome region from Deinococcus yavapaiensis KR-236 includes the following:
- a CDS encoding sigma factor-like helix-turn-helix DNA-binding protein, with translation MTHLNDTPSWNATGEERVSTRAPRAVADGSTHFGNTPLDLMTRLRVASGNDTLDEQGARRVIAQLGLQQREALLAELEERDRDDTARVLNVAREHVPNIIYSGVRRAAALLRGDTVSVRAQPHLGILGKMRRALSEPDLDEVSAVEFARELGGAGGAVLVARLEGFSIVEVAARDGTTATSVNKLEQRALAELAERLGERSVTSSSCERMVSLEAWWPNRTTSLGMARRLAQDYRISGLQHVVGVNGGIHMTIVPEDARVLATFEATPPVPSAYVTLEVWADARGVSYKMATDLAAEGRLRSIVRARARLAVHRDEPLPDAVARTLSAADLARVARQLGRDAITAEEIRVLVHAHQDRLRERDVQILQWRFDERGPATLEEIGQVLGLTRERVRQLEAKALQRLASLPAPVTSDGRPLTPSTRDLVDKPMPPPPLADLPYGEPDDELDGEANGEPDDASAHGEDVPRGREYLDHDALARLLRTSRETAGIALEDVADWTGVNVFDLTAWEVGAASPDVASIVLLAELYGVSTLALLARVIRPAEAGR, from the coding sequence ATGACTCACTTGAACGACACGCCTTCGTGGAACGCGACCGGCGAGGAGCGCGTTTCGACGCGTGCACCGCGCGCCGTGGCGGACGGCAGCACGCACTTCGGGAACACCCCGTTGGATTTGATGACGCGTTTACGCGTAGCGAGCGGGAACGACACGCTCGACGAGCAAGGTGCGCGGCGTGTGATCGCGCAACTCGGACTGCAGCAGCGCGAAGCGCTTCTCGCGGAACTTGAGGAGCGTGATCGTGATGACACGGCGCGCGTGTTGAACGTGGCGCGTGAGCACGTCCCGAACATCATTTACAGTGGCGTGCGTCGCGCGGCGGCGTTACTGCGCGGTGACACGGTGAGTGTCCGCGCGCAACCGCACCTTGGCATTCTAGGTAAGATGCGTCGCGCGCTCAGCGAACCGGACCTTGACGAGGTGAGCGCCGTGGAGTTCGCGCGTGAACTGGGCGGCGCGGGCGGGGCAGTGCTCGTCGCTCGTCTCGAAGGGTTCAGCATCGTCGAGGTGGCCGCGCGGGACGGCACGACGGCCACGAGCGTCAACAAGCTCGAGCAGCGGGCGCTGGCGGAACTCGCCGAGCGCTTGGGTGAGCGAAGCGTGACGAGCTCGTCGTGCGAACGCATGGTGTCACTTGAAGCGTGGTGGCCGAACCGCACGACGAGCTTGGGCATGGCGCGCCGCTTGGCGCAAGATTACCGCATCAGCGGCCTTCAGCACGTGGTGGGCGTGAACGGCGGCATTCACATGACGATCGTGCCGGAAGACGCACGGGTGCTGGCGACGTTCGAAGCGACGCCGCCCGTGCCGAGCGCGTACGTGACGCTTGAAGTGTGGGCGGATGCGCGTGGCGTGAGTTACAAGATGGCGACGGACTTGGCGGCGGAAGGACGCTTGCGGTCGATCGTGCGGGCGCGCGCACGTCTGGCCGTGCACCGCGACGAGCCGTTGCCGGACGCGGTGGCGCGCACGTTGAGCGCGGCGGATCTGGCGCGTGTCGCGCGGCAACTCGGGCGTGACGCGATCACCGCCGAGGAGATTCGCGTGTTGGTGCACGCGCATCAAGATCGATTGCGTGAACGTGACGTGCAGATTTTGCAGTGGCGCTTCGATGAACGCGGACCGGCGACCCTCGAGGAGATCGGGCAGGTGTTGGGGTTGACGCGTGAACGCGTGCGGCAACTCGAAGCGAAAGCGTTGCAGCGCCTCGCGAGCTTGCCTGCGCCCGTGACGTCTGACGGGCGTCCGCTGACGCCGAGCACGCGGGACCTGGTGGACAAGCCGATGCCGCCGCCGCCGCTTGCCGACTTGCCGTACGGAGAGCCTGACGACGAGCTTGACGGTGAGGCGAACGGTGAGCCGGACGATGCTTCAGCGCACGGGGAGGACGTGCCGCGCGGGCGGGAGTACCTTGATCATGACGCGCTCGCGCGGTTGCTGCGCACGTCGAGGGAAACGGCGGGCATTGCGTTGGAGGACGTCGCTGATTGGACAGGCGTGAATGTGTTCGATCTCACCGCGTGGGAAGTGGGCGCGGCGTCACCGGACGTCGCGTCGATCGTGTTGCTGGCGGAGTTGTACGGCGTGAGCACCCTCGCGTTGCTTGCGCGGGTCATCCGCCCTGCCGAGGCAGGACGGTGA